In Drosophila yakuba strain Tai18E2 chromosome 2R, Prin_Dyak_Tai18E2_2.1, whole genome shotgun sequence, a single genomic region encodes these proteins:
- the LOC6530817 gene encoding tudor domain-containing protein 7B isoform X3: MVRQQKSGKSKSISKPTPAAQRALSQKTNYGSNFNNNHHQNKQQNYQQPQERYCQKKPQSWQPTYFQQQQQAQQQYYQQAQQQAQQQQAQQLQKQYYQQTQQQYQQQRARKDTNWNRQKEEEQRRKKELELQEQAKRNKEIKEAAERVKQAKAKQEQDLKDIIEQELRAKIKKIEEEFSEKLQTIKKNQEQELKRLRKELKEQDQAQRTKEVEEQTRVEKDNRDQEAQEVTMRAAKLDQEKILVTIANNKAPAMNGHGTNHVKANGQAKYNDGKPPLRAILGNSASQRQQDTSSVFHTPESTFKRPLHPRVGHPGQPRSTGVSVNHRLKVTPQSDAIAPAGAPITPPASPENAQTTAAAKAPYKEDILRVQGGQVQTGKVVNKPKAKVPLKFDPSFDPVSTLNHYCEANDFEKPAYNIFNKPPHLHCSVRIAGDVYSSYPQEFTDRETACQRTAQIAIQRIQHAESHLKRSACTFSDAEFIDGLYKELLKYPHGILGHKLEDWYGSTFRQHLPSHWYDLIIESNKIRVEHGIDPRIILFANDPGSSESVSISTNTLPQLVLPWQSSEGGSHDWNMFISYCDSTKRVWARMIDQIANFEELTKHMGRQMESPLFRQKVFKPHVQEVYLVEIPDGWNRVRVISVDEENCSCRCHFVDFGDVATFHFEDLFQCPPQFLVLPAQAVCLSMYALDKFEDHPHAQQVLAKELDGQTVVAHVLTTEKQFLELGGAAQGVVENGKRRACLVATLYDTSTAEDIHLNDLVASRITKCTPAPSLSDEKKIGKTTPILVSHINDDGDLMVLLRNDDFKFVERSIAQTVADLGAQDRVSYSDLLHDRHIFVCDESVDGVKQWFRGRLVTRPLNPEEETFDVYYVDDGRQRKTHISNIYRLEANNRALATFPPQAIPVRLHDVPAIAGQMLGRLRGLIPSRTEALLKVVAKDGAKPLVNVFIREDPESMYMCVNIGLRLEFEMASSIHPEKYDHTLQSSNVQLPRRGSFSSVLSSQSSSSDLVATTPPATPQKTPSARAGASTFSSLMLKDYEAIPAVGAYFEVRVALSINPGHFAVQPYKCYNQLQTLMKDLQEHCQEPAAKGVQPSQLAIGEAYAAPDSEGVYHRVSIHKIYDEIIHVRFVDVGDDGVIACDQLKTLNPELRKLPKMALPAQLYGIQLTDVVWSKENCVRFRQLSLGQKFIGIVRRMTKQKDGARALCLELVDTSTPKDIKLHEILINEKHAQPETKEV, translated from the exons ATGGTACGCCAGCAGAAGTCCGGGAAGTCCAAATCAATATCGAAGCCCACGCCAGCTGCCCAGCGAGCACTAAGTCAGAAGACCAACTACGGCTCTAACTTCAATAACAATCATCACCAAAATAAGCAGCAGAATTATCAGCAGCCGCAGGAAAGGTATTGTCAGAAAAAGCCACAGTCCTGGCAGCCCACTTacttccagcagcagcagcaggcacagCAGCAGTACTATCAACAAGCCCAGCAGcaggcacagcagcagcaagcacaGCAGCTACAGAAGCAGTACTATCAACAGACCCAGCAGCAGTACCAACAACAACGGGCGCGTAAGGATACCAATTGGAACCGGCAGAAGGAAGAGGAGCAGCGTCGGAAAAAGGAACTTGAGCTGCAGGAGCAGGCTAAACGGAATAAGGAAATAAAGGAAGCAGCTGAGCGCGTTAAGCAGGCGAAAGCCAAGCAAGAACAAGATCTAAAGGACATCATCGAACAAGAGCTGAGGGCTAAGATCAAAAAGATTGAAGAAGAGTTTTCGGAAAAGCTGCAGACTATCAAGAAGAATCAGGAACAGGAGCTCAAAAGGCTAAGGAAAGAGTTGAAGGAACAAGATCAAGCTCAAAGAACGAAGGAAGTCGAAGAACAGACGCGCGTAGAAAAAGATAACCGCGATCAGGAGGCTCAGGAGGTTACCATGCGAGCTGCAAAGTTGGATCAGGAAAAGATCCTTGTAACAATTGCCAACAACAAGGCACCAGCCATGAATGGACACGGTACAAACCACGTTAAGGCTAACGGACAAGCCAAATACAATGATGGCAAACCTCCGCTGCGCGCAATACTAGGCAACAGTGCTTCGCAGCGCCAGCAAGATACGAGCAGCGTATTCCATACCCCTGAATCCACATTCAAGCGGCCGCTTCATCCGCGAGTAGGGCACCCTGGTCAGCCCCGCTCCACGGGCGTCTCTGTGAATCACCGACTGAAAGTAACGCCGCAATCGGATGCAATCGCGCCAGCGGGAGCGCCCATTACTCCGCCAGCTTCGCCGGAAAATGCTCAAACAACAGCCGCTGCTAAAGCGCCGTACAAGGAAGATATCCTTCGAGTGCAAGGAGGTCAGGTTCAAACAGGCAAAGTCGTTAACAAGCCAAAAGCGAAGGTGCCACTTAAATTCGATCCCTCCTTCGACCCCGTATCCACGCTCAACCACTATTGCGAGGCAAATGACTTTGAGAAACCTGCGTACAACATATTCAACAAGCCGCCGCACCTTCACTGTTCCGTGCGGATCGCTGGCGATGTTTACAGTAGCTATCCGCAAGAGTTCACTGATAGGGAGACTGCGTGCCAGCGCACAGCACAAATCGCCATCCAGCGTATCCAGCATGCCGAGTCCCACCTAAAGCGCTCTGCCTGCACTTTTAGCGATGCGGAGTTTATCGACGGATTGTACAAGGAGCTGTTGAAATATCCACATGGCATATTGGGTCACAAGCTGGAGGATTGGTATGGCAGCACCTTCCGGCAACACCTGCCCAGTCACTGGTACGATTTGATCATCGAGTCGAATAAAATTCGCGTTGAGCACGGCATTGATCCTAGGATCATATTGTTTGCCAACGATCCTGGGTCATCGGAGTCAGTCAGCATCAGCACAAACACCCTGCCACAGCTGGTGCTGCCATGGCAGTCAAGCGAAGGAGGATCGCACGACTGGAACATGTTTATCAGCTACTGCGACTCCACCAAGCGAGTGTGGGCCCGAATGATCGATCAGATCGCAAACTTTGAGGAACTGACGAAGCATATGGGACGACAAATGGAGTCTCCGCTTTTCCGACAAAAGGTATTTAAACCTCATGTTCAGGAAGTCTATCTGGTGGAGATTCCCGATGGCTGGAATCGTGTGCGTGTGATTTCCGTCGATGAGGAGAACTGTTCGTGTCGTTGTCATTTTGTGGACTTTGGCGATGTGGCAACGTTTCACTTTGAAGACTTGTTCCAGTGTCCACCACAATTCTTGGTCCTCCCGGCCCAGGCCGTGTGCCTCAGCATGTACGCCTTGGATAAGTTTGAGGATCATCCGCACGCTCAGCAGGTGTTAGCGAAGGAGCTGGATGGCCAGACGGTTGTCGCCCATGTGCTCACCACCGAGAAGCAGTTCTTGGAACTGGGTGGAGCCGCTCAGGGAGTGGTGGAGAACGGTAAGCGGCGGGCGTGCTTGGTGGCCACGCTGTATGATACCTCCACGGCTGAGGACATTCATTTAAACGATCTGGTTGCGAGCAGGATAACCAAGTGCACACCGGCACCATCGCTAAGTGACGAAAAGAAGATCGGCAAGACCACTCCTATTCTTGTGTCTCACATCAACGATGATGGTGATCTAATGGTGCTGCTCCGCAATGATGACTTTAAGTTTGTGGAGCGCAGTATTGCGCAAACTGTGGCTGATTTGGGCGCGCAGGACCGTGTTAGTTATTCCGATCTGCTCCACGACCGCcatatttttgtgtgcgaCGAGTCTGTCGATGGCGTGAAGCAGTGGTTCCGCGGTCGCCTGGTCACCAGACCACTCAATCCGGAGGAAGAGACTTTCGATGTCTACTACGTGGACGATGGACGGCAGCGTAAGACGCACATCTCTAATATCTACCGCCTGGAGGCCAACAACAGAGCTCTGGCTACATTCCCGCCACAGGCCATTCCCGTTCGCCTGCACGACGTTCCAGCGATCGCGGGTCAGATGCTGGGTCGCCTGCGAGGTCTGATACCATCGCGCACCGAAGCTCTG CTAAAGGTTGTGGCCAAGGATGGTGCAAAGCCTTTGGTAAACGTATTCATCCGTGAGGACCCGGAGTCCATGTATATGTGCGTGAATATAGGCCTTCGCCTGGAGTTTGAGATGGCTAG CTCCATTCATCCGGAGAAGTATGATCATACGCTCCAGAGCTCCAATGTCCAGCTGCCCAGACGCGGGAGCTTCAGTTCCGTGCTCTCCAGtcagagcagcagcagcgaccTTGTCGCTACCACACCCCCGGCAACGCCACAAAAGACACCATCTGCCAGAGCGGGAGCCAGCACCTTCTCGTCGCTCATGCTCAAGGATTATGAGGCTATTCCGGCTGTGGGTGCCTATTTCGAGGTGCGCGTTGCCCTCTCCATCAATCCCGGTCACTTTGCG GTTCAACCCTATAAATGCTATAACCAGCTGCAGACTTTGATGAAGGATTTACAAGAGCATTGCCAAGAACCTGCAGCCAAGGGAGTCCAGCCCTCACAACTGGCCATTGGAGAGGCCTACGCTGCTCCTGACTCCGAGGGCGTGTACCATCG CGTAAGTATTCACAAGATTTACGATGAGATTATACACGTGCGTTTTGTCGACGTGGGCGACGATGGAGTAATTGCCTGTGATCAACTGAAAACCCTAAATCCAGAGTTAAGAAAGCTGCCCAAGATGGCACTGCCAGCACAACTATATG GCATACAACTGACTGATGTAGTTTGGAGCAAGGAAAACTGCGTTCGTTTCCGCCAACTGTCGCTGGGTCAGAAGTTTATTGGAATTGTGCGGCGCATGACCAAGCAAAAGGATGGCGCACGGGCGCTGTGCCTGGAGCTGGTGGATACCTCCACGCCGAAAGATATTAAGCTGCACGAGATTCTCATCAACGAGAAGCACGCACAGCCAGAAACAAAGGAAGTCTGA
- the LOC6530817 gene encoding tudor domain-containing protein 7B isoform X1 translates to MEQQEEVLMHVAKVVRALITSAKPPVELRSIVKDYMDVEGEPIPFRRMGYSSPQELLQDTEEFNFNCYGNQVFITAKYNAKTEHIARMVRQQKSGKSKSISKPTPAAQRALSQKTNYGSNFNNNHHQNKQQNYQQPQERYCQKKPQSWQPTYFQQQQQAQQQYYQQAQQQAQQQQAQQLQKQYYQQTQQQYQQQRARKDTNWNRQKEEEQRRKKELELQEQAKRNKEIKEAAERVKQAKAKQEQDLKDIIEQELRAKIKKIEEEFSEKLQTIKKNQEQELKRLRKELKEQDQAQRTKEVEEQTRVEKDNRDQEAQEVTMRAAKLDQEKILVTIANNKAPAMNGHGTNHVKANGQAKYNDGKPPLRAILGNSASQRQQDTSSVFHTPESTFKRPLHPRVGHPGQPRSTGVSVNHRLKVTPQSDAIAPAGAPITPPASPENAQTTAAAKAPYKEDILRVQGGQVQTGKVVNKPKAKVPLKFDPSFDPVSTLNHYCEANDFEKPAYNIFNKPPHLHCSVRIAGDVYSSYPQEFTDRETACQRTAQIAIQRIQHAESHLKRSACTFSDAEFIDGLYKELLKYPHGILGHKLEDWYGSTFRQHLPSHWYDLIIESNKIRVEHGIDPRIILFANDPGSSESVSISTNTLPQLVLPWQSSEGGSHDWNMFISYCDSTKRVWARMIDQIANFEELTKHMGRQMESPLFRQKVFKPHVQEVYLVEIPDGWNRVRVISVDEENCSCRCHFVDFGDVATFHFEDLFQCPPQFLVLPAQAVCLSMYALDKFEDHPHAQQVLAKELDGQTVVAHVLTTEKQFLELGGAAQGVVENGKRRACLVATLYDTSTAEDIHLNDLVASRITKCTPAPSLSDEKKIGKTTPILVSHINDDGDLMVLLRNDDFKFVERSIAQTVADLGAQDRVSYSDLLHDRHIFVCDESVDGVKQWFRGRLVTRPLNPEEETFDVYYVDDGRQRKTHISNIYRLEANNRALATFPPQAIPVRLHDVPAIAGQMLGRLRGLIPSRTEALLKVVAKDGAKPLVNVFIREDPESMYMCVNIGLRLEFEMASSIHPEKYDHTLQSSNVQLPRRGSFSSVLSSQSSSSDLVATTPPATPQKTPSARAGASTFSSLMLKDYEAIPAVGAYFEVRVALSINPGHFAVQPYKCYNQLQTLMKDLQEHCQEPAAKGVQPSQLAIGEAYAAPDSEGVYHRVSIHKIYDEIIHVRFVDVGDDGVIACDQLKTLNPELRKLPKMALPAQLYGIQLTDVVWSKENCVRFRQLSLGQKFIGIVRRMTKQKDGARALCLELVDTSTPKDIKLHEILINEKHAQPETKEV, encoded by the exons ATGGAACAGCAAGAGGAGGTCCTGATGCACGTGGCCAAGGTGGTCAGGGCACTGATCACGTCCGCAAAGCCGCCGGTCGAGCTGCGGTCCATCGTCAAGGATTACATGGACGTCGAAGGTGAGCCGATCCCCTTTCGCCGGATGGGCTACTCGAGTCCCCAAGAACTGCTCCAAGATACAGAGGAGTTCAACTTTAACTGCTACGGCAATCAG GTCTTCATCACAGCGAAGTATAACGCCAAAACAGAACACATTGCGCGTATGGTACGCCAGCAGAAGTCCGGGAAGTCCAAATCAATATCGAAGCCCACGCCAGCTGCCCAGCGAGCACTAAGTCAGAAGACCAACTACGGCTCTAACTTCAATAACAATCATCACCAAAATAAGCAGCAGAATTATCAGCAGCCGCAGGAAAGGTATTGTCAGAAAAAGCCACAGTCCTGGCAGCCCACTTacttccagcagcagcagcaggcacagCAGCAGTACTATCAACAAGCCCAGCAGcaggcacagcagcagcaagcacaGCAGCTACAGAAGCAGTACTATCAACAGACCCAGCAGCAGTACCAACAACAACGGGCGCGTAAGGATACCAATTGGAACCGGCAGAAGGAAGAGGAGCAGCGTCGGAAAAAGGAACTTGAGCTGCAGGAGCAGGCTAAACGGAATAAGGAAATAAAGGAAGCAGCTGAGCGCGTTAAGCAGGCGAAAGCCAAGCAAGAACAAGATCTAAAGGACATCATCGAACAAGAGCTGAGGGCTAAGATCAAAAAGATTGAAGAAGAGTTTTCGGAAAAGCTGCAGACTATCAAGAAGAATCAGGAACAGGAGCTCAAAAGGCTAAGGAAAGAGTTGAAGGAACAAGATCAAGCTCAAAGAACGAAGGAAGTCGAAGAACAGACGCGCGTAGAAAAAGATAACCGCGATCAGGAGGCTCAGGAGGTTACCATGCGAGCTGCAAAGTTGGATCAGGAAAAGATCCTTGTAACAATTGCCAACAACAAGGCACCAGCCATGAATGGACACGGTACAAACCACGTTAAGGCTAACGGACAAGCCAAATACAATGATGGCAAACCTCCGCTGCGCGCAATACTAGGCAACAGTGCTTCGCAGCGCCAGCAAGATACGAGCAGCGTATTCCATACCCCTGAATCCACATTCAAGCGGCCGCTTCATCCGCGAGTAGGGCACCCTGGTCAGCCCCGCTCCACGGGCGTCTCTGTGAATCACCGACTGAAAGTAACGCCGCAATCGGATGCAATCGCGCCAGCGGGAGCGCCCATTACTCCGCCAGCTTCGCCGGAAAATGCTCAAACAACAGCCGCTGCTAAAGCGCCGTACAAGGAAGATATCCTTCGAGTGCAAGGAGGTCAGGTTCAAACAGGCAAAGTCGTTAACAAGCCAAAAGCGAAGGTGCCACTTAAATTCGATCCCTCCTTCGACCCCGTATCCACGCTCAACCACTATTGCGAGGCAAATGACTTTGAGAAACCTGCGTACAACATATTCAACAAGCCGCCGCACCTTCACTGTTCCGTGCGGATCGCTGGCGATGTTTACAGTAGCTATCCGCAAGAGTTCACTGATAGGGAGACTGCGTGCCAGCGCACAGCACAAATCGCCATCCAGCGTATCCAGCATGCCGAGTCCCACCTAAAGCGCTCTGCCTGCACTTTTAGCGATGCGGAGTTTATCGACGGATTGTACAAGGAGCTGTTGAAATATCCACATGGCATATTGGGTCACAAGCTGGAGGATTGGTATGGCAGCACCTTCCGGCAACACCTGCCCAGTCACTGGTACGATTTGATCATCGAGTCGAATAAAATTCGCGTTGAGCACGGCATTGATCCTAGGATCATATTGTTTGCCAACGATCCTGGGTCATCGGAGTCAGTCAGCATCAGCACAAACACCCTGCCACAGCTGGTGCTGCCATGGCAGTCAAGCGAAGGAGGATCGCACGACTGGAACATGTTTATCAGCTACTGCGACTCCACCAAGCGAGTGTGGGCCCGAATGATCGATCAGATCGCAAACTTTGAGGAACTGACGAAGCATATGGGACGACAAATGGAGTCTCCGCTTTTCCGACAAAAGGTATTTAAACCTCATGTTCAGGAAGTCTATCTGGTGGAGATTCCCGATGGCTGGAATCGTGTGCGTGTGATTTCCGTCGATGAGGAGAACTGTTCGTGTCGTTGTCATTTTGTGGACTTTGGCGATGTGGCAACGTTTCACTTTGAAGACTTGTTCCAGTGTCCACCACAATTCTTGGTCCTCCCGGCCCAGGCCGTGTGCCTCAGCATGTACGCCTTGGATAAGTTTGAGGATCATCCGCACGCTCAGCAGGTGTTAGCGAAGGAGCTGGATGGCCAGACGGTTGTCGCCCATGTGCTCACCACCGAGAAGCAGTTCTTGGAACTGGGTGGAGCCGCTCAGGGAGTGGTGGAGAACGGTAAGCGGCGGGCGTGCTTGGTGGCCACGCTGTATGATACCTCCACGGCTGAGGACATTCATTTAAACGATCTGGTTGCGAGCAGGATAACCAAGTGCACACCGGCACCATCGCTAAGTGACGAAAAGAAGATCGGCAAGACCACTCCTATTCTTGTGTCTCACATCAACGATGATGGTGATCTAATGGTGCTGCTCCGCAATGATGACTTTAAGTTTGTGGAGCGCAGTATTGCGCAAACTGTGGCTGATTTGGGCGCGCAGGACCGTGTTAGTTATTCCGATCTGCTCCACGACCGCcatatttttgtgtgcgaCGAGTCTGTCGATGGCGTGAAGCAGTGGTTCCGCGGTCGCCTGGTCACCAGACCACTCAATCCGGAGGAAGAGACTTTCGATGTCTACTACGTGGACGATGGACGGCAGCGTAAGACGCACATCTCTAATATCTACCGCCTGGAGGCCAACAACAGAGCTCTGGCTACATTCCCGCCACAGGCCATTCCCGTTCGCCTGCACGACGTTCCAGCGATCGCGGGTCAGATGCTGGGTCGCCTGCGAGGTCTGATACCATCGCGCACCGAAGCTCTG CTAAAGGTTGTGGCCAAGGATGGTGCAAAGCCTTTGGTAAACGTATTCATCCGTGAGGACCCGGAGTCCATGTATATGTGCGTGAATATAGGCCTTCGCCTGGAGTTTGAGATGGCTAG CTCCATTCATCCGGAGAAGTATGATCATACGCTCCAGAGCTCCAATGTCCAGCTGCCCAGACGCGGGAGCTTCAGTTCCGTGCTCTCCAGtcagagcagcagcagcgaccTTGTCGCTACCACACCCCCGGCAACGCCACAAAAGACACCATCTGCCAGAGCGGGAGCCAGCACCTTCTCGTCGCTCATGCTCAAGGATTATGAGGCTATTCCGGCTGTGGGTGCCTATTTCGAGGTGCGCGTTGCCCTCTCCATCAATCCCGGTCACTTTGCG GTTCAACCCTATAAATGCTATAACCAGCTGCAGACTTTGATGAAGGATTTACAAGAGCATTGCCAAGAACCTGCAGCCAAGGGAGTCCAGCCCTCACAACTGGCCATTGGAGAGGCCTACGCTGCTCCTGACTCCGAGGGCGTGTACCATCG CGTAAGTATTCACAAGATTTACGATGAGATTATACACGTGCGTTTTGTCGACGTGGGCGACGATGGAGTAATTGCCTGTGATCAACTGAAAACCCTAAATCCAGAGTTAAGAAAGCTGCCCAAGATGGCACTGCCAGCACAACTATATG GCATACAACTGACTGATGTAGTTTGGAGCAAGGAAAACTGCGTTCGTTTCCGCCAACTGTCGCTGGGTCAGAAGTTTATTGGAATTGTGCGGCGCATGACCAAGCAAAAGGATGGCGCACGGGCGCTGTGCCTGGAGCTGGTGGATACCTCCACGCCGAAAGATATTAAGCTGCACGAGATTCTCATCAACGAGAAGCACGCACAGCCAGAAACAAAGGAAGTCTGA